One genomic segment of Borrelia coriaceae includes these proteins:
- the hpt gene encoding hypoxanthine phosphoribosyltransferase — MNDKISTLFTEKKIKSKIKELAQKIRNYYKDKNNVVFISLLKGSFMFFADITREIGLNVKIDFLQASSYGDKTHSSLNVLIKKDIDINIQNSYVIIFDDIIDTGLTYKKIISHLKTKNPKEIKICTLFNKPSRRLTELKIDYKGFDIENDFIVGYGIDFNENHRTLKDVAKINK; from the coding sequence ATGAATGATAAAATTTCAACTTTATTCACAGAAAAAAAAATAAAAAGCAAAATTAAAGAATTAGCACAAAAAATTAGAAACTATTATAAAGATAAAAATAATGTGGTTTTCATATCACTTCTTAAAGGCTCTTTTATGTTTTTTGCAGATATTACAAGAGAAATTGGATTAAACGTAAAAATAGATTTTTTGCAAGCTTCAAGTTATGGAGATAAAACTCATTCTTCATTAAATGTGCTAATCAAAAAAGATATTGATATTAATATACAAAATAGTTACGTAATAATCTTTGATGACATCATAGATACTGGATTGACATACAAAAAAATCATTTCACATTTAAAAACAAAGAATCCTAAAGAAATTAAAATTTGTACTCTTTTTAACAAACCATCTAGAAGATTAACAGAATTAAAGATAGACTATAAGGGATTTGACATTGAAAATGATTTCATAGTTGGATACGGCATTGATTTTAATGAAAACCACAGAACTTTAAAAGATGTAGCAAAAATAAATAAATAG
- the purB gene encoding adenylosuccinate lyase, whose protein sequence is MDKYVNPLKSRYASKEMLYIFSPKFKYTTWRKLWYNLALMQKELGIDISNKQLNKLSKYIEDIDFKVVEKYESKFQHEVMAHLYAYADLAGNNAKKILHMGATSAYLMDNTDLIQIKEALLLIENKMIKLIKTLKKFSITYKELAILAYTHLQEAQLTTLGKRSSLWLQSLVFDFKELKFITSNMCFRGVKGTVGNQSSFKELFSSNFEKVKNLDSNLAKKMGFDKVYKITSQTYDRKFDSSILNFLSNLAQSAHKITNDIRFMQHLKEIEENFEKHQIGSSAMPYKRNPIYSERIASLAKFTMSLQSSSGFIAATQWLERTLDDSACKRLNIPQAFLATDAILILLNKLFDNIRVNKKIIEKHVKTEMPFILTEDILMKATKNGGDRQILHEKIRVYSMQVKENLYSGTTENDLIKLILNDASFKLTSKDIDEILNPNENIGFASCQVEDFIKAIVDPMLENK, encoded by the coding sequence ATGGATAAATATGTAAACCCATTAAAATCAAGATACGCAAGCAAAGAAATGCTCTACATTTTTTCACCAAAATTTAAATACACCACATGGAGAAAGTTGTGGTACAACTTAGCCTTAATGCAAAAAGAATTAGGAATAGATATTAGCAATAAACAACTAAATAAACTATCCAAATATATTGAAGACATTGATTTCAAAGTTGTAGAAAAATATGAATCTAAATTCCAACACGAAGTCATGGCACATCTTTATGCATATGCCGACTTAGCTGGTAATAATGCTAAAAAAATTTTACACATGGGCGCTACAAGTGCATATTTAATGGATAATACAGACTTAATCCAAATCAAAGAAGCTCTATTGCTAATTGAAAATAAAATGATAAAACTTATTAAAACATTAAAAAAATTCTCAATCACATATAAAGAACTGGCAATACTTGCATATACACACTTACAAGAAGCACAATTAACGACTCTTGGAAAACGAAGTAGCTTATGGCTTCAAAGTCTAGTTTTTGATTTTAAAGAACTTAAGTTCATTACGTCTAATATGTGCTTTAGAGGAGTCAAGGGAACTGTTGGCAATCAAAGTAGCTTTAAAGAATTGTTTTCATCTAACTTTGAAAAAGTAAAAAATCTAGACAGCAATCTAGCAAAAAAAATGGGATTTGACAAGGTTTATAAAATCACTAGCCAAACTTACGATCGCAAATTCGATTCATCAATACTAAATTTTTTAAGTAATTTAGCTCAAAGTGCACATAAAATTACTAATGACATCAGATTCATGCAACACCTTAAAGAAATTGAAGAAAATTTTGAAAAACACCAAATAGGTTCATCGGCAATGCCTTATAAAAGAAACCCTATTTATAGTGAACGAATAGCTTCACTTGCTAAGTTTACAATGAGCTTACAATCAAGTAGTGGATTTATAGCAGCAACTCAATGGCTTGAGAGAACACTAGATGATTCAGCTTGCAAAAGGTTAAATATTCCCCAAGCATTTTTGGCTACTGATGCTATTTTGATACTACTAAATAAACTATTTGATAATATCAGAGTGAATAAAAAAATAATTGAAAAACATGTTAAAACAGAAATGCCATTTATCTTAACAGAAGATATATTGATGAAAGCAACAAAAAATGGCGGAGATAGACAAATATTACATGAAAAAATAAGAGTTTATTCAATGCAAGTAAAGGAAAACCTTTATTCAGGAACAACTGAAAATGACTTAATTAAACTCATCCTTAATGATGCAAGTTTCAAATTAACATCCAAAGACATAGATGAAATCCTAAATCCAAATGAAAACATAGGTTTTGCATCATGCCAAGTTGAAGATTTTATTAAAGCAATAGTCGACCCTATGCTTGAAAATAAATAA
- a CDS encoding Cof-type HAD-IIB family hydrolase: MNANYKKYKMLVFDLDGTLLNNNHEISSLTLKVLLRLKEDFHMIIATGRRLYEIKDVLVQLKELQLDEGYVVTANGAEVFFKNNLILRYKINYDVVREILKLKRGDIDINLYILNDWYSDREIRSPIMNYFVANLGVKPIITDLSELEIDSCSKIVYYSNDCSKLAEFANEIREKNFKDISVFYSANDLLEITSIDASKYNAIKSIALFECISIDDVLAFGDNGNDYEMLKNVGKGILMKNANECVKNNLPNNEFTKFSNEEDGVAKFLIEFFDLDIQF; this comes from the coding sequence ATGAATGCCAATTATAAAAAATATAAGATGTTAGTGTTTGATCTTGATGGAACCTTGCTTAATAACAATCATGAAATTTCATCATTGACTCTTAAAGTTCTTTTAAGATTAAAAGAAGATTTTCATATGATTATTGCTACTGGTAGAAGGTTATATGAGATTAAGGATGTTTTAGTGCAACTTAAAGAGTTACAACTTGATGAGGGTTATGTTGTGACTGCCAATGGGGCTGAGGTGTTTTTTAAAAATAATCTTATTCTGAGATATAAGATTAATTATGATGTAGTAAGAGAGATTCTTAAATTAAAGAGAGGGGATATTGATATTAATCTTTATATACTTAATGATTGGTATTCTGATAGAGAGATTAGAAGTCCAATTATGAATTATTTTGTTGCAAATTTAGGAGTAAAACCCATTATTACTGATTTATCTGAGCTTGAGATAGATTCTTGTTCTAAGATAGTTTATTATTCTAACGATTGTTCTAAGCTTGCAGAGTTTGCAAATGAAATTAGAGAGAAAAATTTTAAAGATATAAGTGTGTTTTATTCTGCCAATGATCTTTTAGAAATTACAAGTATTGATGCTAGTAAGTATAATGCTATTAAAAGCATTGCTTTATTTGAGTGTATTTCTATTGATGATGTTTTAGCCTTTGGAGATAATGGAAATGATTATGAAATGTTGAAAAATGTTGGAAAGGGCATTCTCATGAAAAATGCAAATGAGTGTGTTAAGAATAATTTACCAAACAACGAGTTTACAAAATTCAGTAATGAGGAAGATGGAGTTGCAAAATTTTTGATTGAATTTTTTGATCTTGATATTCAATTTTAA
- a CDS encoding adenylosuccinate synthase, with amino-acid sequence MSIYAVIGTQWGDEGKGKIIDFISSKVDYVVRFNGGNNAGHTIVANNKKFIFNLLPSGVLQGAKCILGPGVVIDPSILIKEIETLNHNNIKAEIFISDKAHIIMPYHIKIDELSEQKKQNYKIGTTKRGIGPCYADKINRMGIRATDLLDIKTFEKKLKINLDEKNEIIEKIYNDKPFNYDDILSKYKKYISTLQSTITNTEEILNHAINAGQTILIEGAQGTMLDIEHGTFPFVTSSNTLITAATGCGIPISKITQKIGIVKAFSSRVGSGPFVTEILNPIGDKIREKGQEYGSTTKRPRRIGWLDLLTIKKSIKLNELNHLALTKLDILNDIEELKICTAYEFQGKIYDYIPTSCEILEKAKPVYKVFKGFKQNIQNISNYDDLPVEAKEYIEFIEREIGIQISILSLGAEREKTIFRNQKWINM; translated from the coding sequence ATGTCAATTTATGCTGTTATTGGAACTCAATGGGGTGATGAGGGTAAGGGAAAAATTATAGATTTTATCTCATCAAAGGTAGATTATGTTGTAAGGTTCAATGGAGGCAATAACGCCGGACATACAATAGTTGCCAATAATAAAAAATTCATTTTTAATTTACTTCCATCAGGTGTTTTGCAGGGGGCAAAATGTATACTTGGACCTGGTGTAGTAATTGATCCCTCAATTTTAATTAAAGAAATTGAAACGCTTAACCACAATAATATAAAAGCAGAAATATTCATAAGTGATAAAGCACACATAATAATGCCTTATCATATTAAAATTGATGAACTTAGCGAACAAAAAAAACAAAATTATAAAATCGGAACTACAAAAAGAGGAATTGGACCCTGTTATGCTGATAAAATTAACAGAATGGGCATAAGAGCTACTGACTTACTTGACATAAAAACTTTTGAAAAAAAACTAAAAATAAATTTAGATGAAAAAAATGAAATTATAGAAAAGATATACAATGATAAACCTTTCAATTACGATGATATTTTAAGTAAATACAAAAAATATATATCAACACTGCAATCTACAATCACAAATACAGAAGAAATATTAAATCATGCCATAAATGCAGGACAAACTATCTTAATAGAAGGGGCCCAAGGCACAATGCTTGATATCGAACATGGAACATTTCCATTCGTAACATCAAGCAATACATTAATTACAGCTGCAACGGGATGTGGTATTCCCATTTCAAAAATCACGCAAAAAATTGGTATAGTAAAAGCATTCTCATCAAGAGTTGGTTCAGGACCTTTTGTAACTGAAATTTTAAATCCTATCGGAGATAAGATTAGGGAAAAAGGACAAGAATATGGATCAACAACAAAAAGACCTAGGAGAATTGGTTGGCTTGATCTCTTAACAATAAAAAAATCAATAAAGCTTAACGAATTAAACCATTTAGCCTTGACCAAATTAGACATACTAAATGACATTGAAGAGCTTAAAATTTGTACAGCTTATGAATTTCAAGGTAAAATATATGACTATATCCCCACGTCTTGTGAAATACTTGAAAAAGCCAAACCTGTATACAAAGTCTTTAAAGGCTTTAAACAAAATATTCAAAATATTAGCAATTACGATGATTTGCCGGTTGAGGCTAAAGAATATATTGAATTTATAGAAAGAGAAATAGGAATTCAAATTTCAATTTTATCTCTTGGAGCAGAAAGAGAAAAAACCATTTTTAGGAATCAAAAATGGATAAATATGTAA